The Longimicrobium sp. genome contains the following window.
GAAAGAAGAGGCCGCCCGAATCTTTGGGCGGCCTCTCGCGTCAGCTCCGTCCCCGCGCTGGCGGCATCCGTCACCAGCAGCAGGGTGCCATGCGAGTCGCGCACGTTCCACTCCGTGCGCTGCGCCGGATCGGTGGACGGCGTTTCGCGGAGCGGATAGTCCGCCGGGATCGGTCCGTCCTCTGCCCAGCGGCCGGCGGGGCACCATCCCCCAGCCGCCATCCCCCGCTCCATCGCCACGTCCAGCGCGGCCCGGTCCACCCCCGTCTGTCCGCCGGACACCAGCGTCAGCGTTAGCGGCACCCCATTCGCCACGAAACGAACTGTCAGGCCGCGACGGGTGTGGGGCGCCACTCCGTCCGGTGCACCGCCTTCACCAGCATCGGCCCCACCGTTTCCAGCATGTACACCTCGTCCTCGCCGAAGGGCACGGCCTGATAGTCGAAGTGGCAGATCGTGCCGAAGAGCGTGCCATCATCCTCCATCAGCGGCACGCCGCAGTACGACTGCACCACCGGCTGCTTGGGATGGCCGGCCACGCGCTCGTCGTTGGCGGAATCCTCGGTCATGAAGGTGCGGGCCGTCTCGCGCACGTAGATGCAGTACGAGTCCAGCACCGGCTGGTCGGGGCAGCGTTCGACGGTGGGGTCGTCGCGGTCGATCAGGTGCAGGTTGCGCAGCGTGCCGCCCTCGAAGCGGAAGACGGCGGTGAACCGGTGCGGACCCAGGCTGTTCAGATAGCGCAGTGCCGGCCGCACGCCCTCGCGGCCCAGCACGTCA
Protein-coding sequences here:
- a CDS encoding putative molybdenum carrier protein is translated as MPLTLTLVSGGQTGVDRAALDVAMERGMAAGGWCPAGRWAEDGPIPADYPLRETPSTDPAQRTEWNVRDSHGTLLLVTDAASAGTELTREAAQRFGRPLLS
- a CDS encoding GAF domain-containing protein, which encodes MERREAVAHFRDVLGREGVRPALRYLNSLGPHRFTAVFRFEGGTLRNLHLIDRDDPTVERCPDQPVLDSYCIYVRETARTFMTEDSANDERVAGHPKQPVVQSYCGVPLMEDDGTLFGTICHFDYQAVPFGEDEVYMLETVGPMLVKAVHRTEWRPTPVAA